In Nocardioides conyzicola, one genomic interval encodes:
- a CDS encoding type II secretion system F family protein: MSPLAAALAGGLITLGVLGIVVGVLPTAEVPRTQRRTSRRHASMTRRTQMLLLVGLGVGVIGWVITGWVLALVIAPVGVIGLPALLAAPPAASQINRLEAMEEWTRSLAGVLTVGIGLEQALVATLRSAPAPIDTEVTRLVARLRARWDTETALRAFADELDDATGDLIAANLILGARRRGAGLASVLEGLAESVAADVRARRQVEADRAKPRSTARWVTLISASVLIVLALSGQYVQPYASPIGQVILVVLLSAYVATLIWMRRMAIGKPLPRFLNPRGEPSRIDAAMSS, from the coding sequence GTGAGCCCGCTCGCGGCAGCCCTGGCCGGTGGGCTGATCACTCTCGGCGTCCTCGGAATCGTCGTGGGGGTGCTCCCGACCGCCGAGGTCCCTCGCACCCAGCGACGCACCAGCCGTCGGCACGCAAGCATGACCAGGCGGACCCAGATGCTGCTTCTTGTCGGACTTGGGGTCGGGGTCATCGGCTGGGTGATCACGGGATGGGTACTCGCCCTCGTCATCGCTCCCGTGGGGGTGATCGGACTGCCGGCCCTGCTGGCCGCTCCGCCGGCCGCCTCCCAGATCAACCGGCTCGAGGCGATGGAGGAGTGGACGCGCTCGCTGGCCGGCGTCCTCACCGTCGGGATCGGGCTCGAGCAGGCACTCGTGGCCACCCTGCGTTCAGCCCCAGCGCCGATCGACACCGAGGTCACTCGGCTGGTGGCCCGTCTCCGGGCCCGATGGGACACCGAGACCGCACTGCGGGCGTTCGCCGACGAGCTCGACGACGCCACCGGGGACCTGATCGCCGCGAACCTCATCCTCGGCGCCCGGCGCCGAGGCGCCGGCCTCGCGAGCGTGCTGGAGGGTCTTGCCGAATCCGTCGCCGCAGACGTCCGGGCGCGGCGTCAGGTGGAGGCCGACCGCGCGAAGCCGCGCTCGACCGCCCGGTGGGTGACCCTGATCAGCGCCAGCGTGCTGATCGTCCTAGCCCTCTCAGGTCAGTACGTCCAGCCGTACGCCAGCCCGATCGGCCAGGTGATCCTCGTGGTGCTGCTCTCGGCGTACGTCGCCACACTGATCTGGATGCGGCGGATGGCGATTGGCAAGCCGTTGCCGAGGTTCCTCAATCCTCGAGGTGAA
- a CDS encoding SAF domain-containing protein, whose amino-acid sequence MIAAVSVTALGCLIGAWAWSATTDTQEVLAARDTIHRGEVIAPGDIERIRISGDPALTPLPASAYDDVVGARASLDVAAGGLLTREAIATDPIPPKGQSVVGISLTAAQVPGLPLHGGDKVRIVATPSESGDTPAGSPQFTVGEVVNTSMDETTGNIVVNVLVPYADAGVLAAHAATGNVALVLDSVQDVGAE is encoded by the coding sequence GTGATCGCCGCGGTCAGCGTGACCGCACTCGGCTGCCTGATCGGTGCATGGGCGTGGAGCGCGACCACCGACACCCAAGAGGTTCTGGCAGCTCGGGACACGATCCACCGCGGCGAGGTGATCGCACCCGGAGACATCGAGCGGATTCGCATCAGCGGTGACCCGGCCCTCACTCCGTTGCCGGCCTCTGCGTACGACGACGTCGTCGGCGCACGGGCCTCACTCGACGTCGCTGCCGGTGGGCTGCTCACCAGGGAGGCGATCGCGACAGACCCGATTCCCCCGAAAGGTCAGTCGGTCGTCGGGATCTCGCTCACGGCTGCACAGGTGCCGGGCCTGCCGCTGCACGGCGGCGACAAGGTCCGCATCGTCGCCACCCCCAGTGAAAGCGGCGACACCCCGGCAGGTTCCCCGCAGTTCACGGTCGGTGAGGTCGTCAACACCTCCATGGACGAGACCACGGGCAACATCGTGGTGAACGTCCTTGTGCCCTACGCGGACGCCGGCGTTCTGGCCGCGCATGCCGCGACCGGAAACGTCGCGCTGGTACTGGACTCTGTCCAGGACGTGGGGGCCGAGTGA
- a CDS encoding CpaF family protein, with the protein MSEAYRYQHEYGDLTRLPLFTEPTEPTTLGSPPAPAPLGNTATDAPSTSLVVDWSAVAELRARASEQLSQAVASDRSRLDKDAQQELGRSIVLDLVESAMAEDIDKGRAAWSPERQRTTAQAVFDSLFRLGRLQPLVDNDDIENIVIVGHDNVLLELIDGTLVNGPAVADSDQELIDFLVFLASRSEVNARSFSEAQPRLHLRLDGGSRLAAAAWVTPRPSVVIRRHRLMQVTLEDLVAREMMTETVASFLRAAVRARRSIVVAGAQGAGKTTLVRALCAEIDAMEAIGTFETEYELHLHELGRHKIVHAWEARPGSGERGADGRQAGEFTLDEALVDSFRFNLSRQIVGEVRGKEIWAMIKAMESGTGSISTTHAADAVAAVRKLVTCAMEAGSHVTQGLATSKLAATVDVIVQLSMTTSTGAGGAQRTRRVAEVIALAPGEKEVGYATTHVFRANGSGVAQPEVLPDEYRALAQHGFDLAGYLAAQPYGVPS; encoded by the coding sequence ATGAGCGAGGCGTACCGCTACCAGCACGAGTACGGCGACCTCACCCGCCTGCCGCTGTTCACCGAGCCAACCGAGCCGACCACCCTCGGTTCGCCGCCGGCGCCGGCACCGCTCGGGAACACTGCCACTGATGCGCCGTCGACCAGCCTCGTGGTCGACTGGTCGGCGGTCGCCGAGTTGCGAGCTCGAGCCTCTGAACAGCTGAGTCAGGCCGTCGCATCGGATCGGAGCCGACTCGACAAGGACGCTCAGCAGGAGCTCGGCCGATCCATCGTCCTGGACCTGGTCGAGTCCGCGATGGCCGAGGACATCGACAAGGGCCGCGCGGCATGGAGTCCGGAGCGACAGCGGACAACAGCCCAGGCCGTCTTCGACTCGCTGTTTCGCCTCGGCCGCCTCCAGCCGCTGGTCGACAACGACGACATCGAGAACATCGTGATTGTCGGCCACGACAATGTGCTGCTCGAGCTGATCGACGGCACCCTGGTAAACGGTCCGGCGGTCGCCGACTCGGATCAGGAGCTGATCGACTTCTTGGTGTTCCTCGCCTCCCGCAGCGAGGTCAATGCACGCTCCTTCTCCGAGGCCCAACCGCGCCTTCACCTGCGACTCGACGGTGGCTCGCGCCTGGCTGCCGCAGCCTGGGTGACCCCTCGCCCGTCGGTCGTCATCCGTCGGCACCGGCTGATGCAGGTCACGCTCGAGGACCTCGTGGCGCGGGAGATGATGACCGAGACGGTCGCCTCGTTCCTGCGCGCAGCGGTGCGGGCACGCCGCTCGATCGTCGTAGCCGGCGCCCAGGGGGCAGGCAAGACAACGTTGGTCCGCGCCTTGTGCGCGGAGATCGACGCGATGGAGGCGATCGGGACCTTCGAGACCGAGTACGAGCTCCACCTCCACGAGTTGGGCCGTCACAAGATCGTCCACGCTTGGGAGGCCCGCCCCGGCTCCGGCGAGCGCGGGGCGGACGGCCGACAGGCCGGGGAGTTCACCCTCGACGAGGCACTCGTCGACTCCTTCCGGTTCAACCTGTCGCGCCAAATCGTCGGCGAGGTTCGCGGCAAAGAGATCTGGGCCATGATCAAGGCCATGGAGTCCGGGACGGGCTCCATCTCCACCACCCACGCCGCCGACGCTGTCGCCGCCGTCCGGAAGCTCGTCACCTGCGCCATGGAGGCCGGCTCCCACGTCACCCAAGGGCTCGCGACCAGCAAGCTCGCGGCGACAGTCGACGTCATCGTCCAGCTGAGCATGACCACCAGCACGGGTGCCGGGGGTGCGCAACGGACGCGTCGGGTCGCGGAGGTCATCGCCCTGGCTCCCGGGGAGAAGGAGGTCGGCTACGCGACCACCCACGTGTTCCGCGCCAACGGCTCCGGGGTCGCACAGCCCGAGGTGCTCCCGGACGAGTACCGAGCACTCGCCCAGCACGGATTCGACCTCGCCGGCTACCTGGCCGCGCAGCCATACGGAGTGCCGTCGTGA